In Glycine soja cultivar W05 chromosome 10, ASM419377v2, whole genome shotgun sequence, the genomic stretch caacaATACACACATCAAACAAGAtacaacacaaaattaatattgtgTATCCATCATCAAACAacatataatatcaaaagtTGTCTTATAACTTAATTACTTATCCAATATTATTTTGTCCATCCAACATTTTTAACAAATCAATCAAACGCACCCTAAGAGTTACTTTCTTTAATCCTATGTTTATCCGTGTCATCTACATTACGCGTACAACTCCATTAAAGGAAACGGATTTCGTTTATGGAAAGACTAAATTGAGTTACAAATTACAGTTTTAaggaaatgtttttaattttattaaattaaggattaaaatgaCGATGTATGAAAAATTTAGACActaaatttattgtttattcttatagtataaataatttatttagttttaaaaaattaaaacaaaaaaaacattaaaaaaatacttcacacaATAAACAATTCCATGCAAGACCTAAATTGgcagattctgaaaatgaaagacttttttgtgaataaaaaagaaaattaaaggaaatattTCATGCTTAATTTGGGAGGACAATATTTTCACGCGGGATCcaccaaattttttatatttccttttcattttattcacaaaaaacacagaaaaagttaataatttccATCTTATTTTCATCATTTCTACTTCCTTTTTCAcgtaatcaaattaaaaagttcTAACTGCCAACAGAAAACCGAGTCTTACACAATTATCCCAAATCAAGATTTTTCCTTTACCTTATTAATTACTAGCTaagaaccaaaataacaaaCGCCAGAAACACCCCTAACTTTTCCATGCAAATAAGTAATGCTGCTCTCTTTGATGCAATATAACTCGATCTTAGACGACCAGATGTATAGATGTACCTTTGTACTATTTTGacattttgagagaaaaaaaatataaatattattataggtgatatgatataataaaaacagagaaaataaataaatattagataGGTGCTTAAGATATATGAATATCCATATATCTTTTTCCCATTATAAACTTCTGAAgtctcttttcaaaaaacaaTGTAAAAAGTCCACATATATTAGCTGTACAGTTTTCTCATGTTTGTACAAGATATGATATGATTCCACCCTAGCTTGGAGGTAGAATCACAACAAGTGTGCTGAAAACAAAGCTAATTAATTTATTCTACGTATATATAACTATAGACACATTAatttgcacaaaaaaaaaaacttgttcccAAGATTAACCCTACAGCAGTATCATGCATGATGATAGATAATTCAAGGTTTGGTGAAACCAATGGTATAAGGAACGCCAGTAGCCTTCAACCAATCATCGGCATTTCCAGAAGGTCCACCTCTGAGGAATTGGCCAGCAGTGAATTGCTCAGCTTCGTTCTTATTAATATTGGGATGGTAACCCTTCCACTTAACCCTTCCTTGAACGTTGGAACCAGGTCCAACGTTAGCATACTCAGCATAGTACAACGTGTCAAGAAACAAGTTCCCACTCCAAGGGGTCCACCCCTCTGGCTGAATAAAGTCGCCAATGTTGGATTCCATAACTACTGTTCTTGCGAAGTCCTTCCACGGCCTCCCCAAGTAGGATTTCGTTTGGAACCTTGTAGGGAACAGAGCTTGCTCCGGCAGTATCTCGCAGTTCTGGAGCACGATTCCTGTGGCCATGTTCTTCTGCTTGGTTCCATCTGCGGTCACCGTGTTGAATTGGTTAGCTTCTGGCTTCCTTACTATGATTCTCGAGTTCTGGATCAGAGTTGGAGCTGCTCCGAAGATGAAGTCTATGGTGCCCGAGATTTCGCAGTTGCGGTAGAATTGACGGTTGGCCTGGGTGTACAATGTGTCTTGGTAACCGTGCATGGCACAGTCGAACATGGCCGACATGTCTCCTTGGTTTCTGAATGCCACTGCTTGGTGCTTCTTTGCACCCGCTGTGTTCTCGAATGCTATTGACTTGGCAATGAATCCAGGTGCAGTATTGGCTGCATGCATGCATAATTAGTTAATAATGCCCAATCAAATGTTTACTATAATcccaaaaattaattgaaaccaTTCaggtttaattaatattattttcgaTTTCCAtcggataagaaaaaaaaatttattaactatAGAGAATACTTACCAAAGGTGGCAGTTTGCATTGTCTTGACGCCATCTATAAAGTTTTTGTTACCAGTAATAATGGATTTTGTAGGGCCATCACCATAAATCAAAATATTCTCTGACTTCTTAGGGATAGTGATATACTCGTTATAAATCCCAGCTTTAACATAAATAATGAATCTGCCTTTGAAATTCTTAGGGTAGGAGTCAATAGCTTGCTTAACGGATTTAAATTGACCACTACCATCTAGGGCAACCACTGCATTGGGTGGGGGTGCACCTCCTTGGTTCATCTTAGCAAGTAGCCTGCGATCTGCAGCAGAGAACCACGTAGGGTACCCTTCAGCATCAAGCTCGAGAAGACGACGAGAAGCCGGGTTCAAATCCAACTTGAGGTCAAAACTCTGAAGGATTTTGGATAAGTTAGTGACAATGTCTAGGACTATGCCAGTGAGCTTCCCCATTTGGTCCAAACTTCCTGTGTGCAGTTGTTCCTTAATTTCCTGCTCACCGTTGGTCTCGTTGTTGAAGCCGTCCATGCATGATTGCTGGTACGAGATAATTGCACTCAACCAGTTCCTGAAGTCAGGAGATTGGTCATGCAGCGCTTGAATGTTGTGATTGTTAACCAAATTAGCCGAGGACTCGATGCTGTCCAAGGCGAATTCGATTAAGTCCTTGCAATCATCAAGGGCCATTTTGATGCCAGGATCTTTGTCTCCATGTTCCACTTTGAGCCTATCACTCATGTTCAATGCTTGGATCACGCTTTTCACCGTTGCTTCCACTCCAGCAGCTATGTATGCCTTTGGATCTGAGGAATTCGTGCTGTTCACGGTAATAAGAGTATCGTGACAAAGCTTAGGGTCATCGGTGCCTTCACACATTGCCTTCACGGATTTCTGTTGAGCTTCTACTTCAGGATTGGATGTGCCCTTTCTGTTAACAACAACCACAACACCGATGGCAACACCCACCACAAGGATTAGGGAAACACCAGATGCAAGTATTTTTCCATtcaccatttttgttttttttattctttttttataataggaAAGATGAAATATAGATTTCCTCCCCTTTATTTGATTTCTTGTACGGGAGGAtgacgtatatatatatatatatatatgattgattagtatatttttttgtatatatgaaTTACACATCACACTACAATGATTCAACGGGTTTATATAGGTAGATAGCTAGTTTAACTTTGCTTCTATCCTCTTGGAATAGATGAACGAGAGTTCAGAATTTTAGGAAAGATTAACTAGGACACCACTATTTCTTGAACAGCCGTTTATTGCTATGGTGGAAAAATAATCCTCCTATAATAAGTGAGGCTGTTATTAATTTCCTGAGTAAGATTTCTGTGTTGTGTTGATGGTGGATAATGTTTGCTTGCATTGTGATGGCCAATAATAGTTGAGGCCTGGACCATTTTTCAGTCCATAGATACTTTCAAGTTGTCCTTTGTTTTTGCAAAACCGCAGGAGTATTATTACCATTAATTAAGATGATAAGGCTTTGTGCATTATAAGATGATTTGaatcttattattaaataaaaattgacagTTCAGTCATacgattttttaattaaatatcacgttaattttttaaaaaaattacataaaatttgtaattaaatatacaaTGTAAACAGTTAATTTTAATCTCATAACCATCATACGGATTTAACCAGCAGTTTGAAAATCAAATCTgtcacctctatgcaatttgcATTAACACAAGAATTTGCCGtccaattttcctttttattttttttatatataaaaataagaaaaaaaatcaagttgtaGATTGAACAAGACATTTATGTGTTTGAATAACATAATTATTCgaattgatttgatttattaAACCAAACTCTCCTTGCTAGAAGATATGGGTTACTTGCTCCTAAGTTTGATTTATTGATTAATtagagataatttttatttaattgtaaacattatattaaaaaaatatcctaaAATACCAACATATATCATTAGGGCAAACGAAGAACATGATCCTGAGATAATACCAGAAGCAATTTCATTTTGCTTCCAAGTCTTCTCAATTCTCGAGTGCTTATTTAATCTTTCTACGTTGAAATCATTTCCATTAAAAACCATAATCCTCCCTGTTTATTATTTGCCATTGGAATTGATTATGATCTACACACCAAAGAGAGCAGAGGAGAACGACACCATTTCCTCACCGTACAACCAGACAAAAGAAAACCTTATTCAGACACAATTTAACCAAATCAtattttatgtgtaaaattaTATAAGCCATAATAAAAGTGCACCATGAATCATTCGAGCATAATTCATAATTCCCCAACGTGCCAAAATAAATTAGTAAGGAAACGAAAACAAtcatatatgattaaaaaaattaaatcgcAAACGAAACAACAGCCACAACATTGAGCAGtgaaacaatattttcttttttctttcctaaaACATTGGAATTGAAATTTTGAGTAATTTATACAACTCTCAATTTGACAaacattttaatgaaaaaaaattaaaagaatcaaTCTAATAAGAACGGCTCTCGGTGAATAACTGTTTCCAGTAGAGATAGTCCATTGACTTGCTCTTAGCTTTGAGTATACACAATTCTGTTTTGCAGTTTTTCCCAACACTTTATCGTAAAGACGGCAATCATCCCAGAAGTAAAggatagaaaggaaaaaaaaaatagacaaagcaagtacattaaaatgaataaaagcaAGGAAACCGCAAAGAACCTCATGGATTATGAACAAAATGAATGCAGTGTAAACAATGGGATATAAAGTCATGTCTGAGCAATTTACCACCAGCTTCTGAAGTTATATTTTGCATGCACACTTGTGCACATACTCACAAATATGTAGAGAAAGTGATACAGAGATTAATTGGGTATTTCACCGGCAGGTCCAGGTCGTGCAGTCAACAAAGGTTGAAGAGCTTTGACTACAATGCTCATGTTTGGTCTGAAATCAGCTTCATATTGCACACACAGTGCAGCAACAGCAGCCATCTATAATTAATCAAGTATCATGTTATCCATGAGTATTGTTCAAGTATATGTTTTATCATTAAGGACAGTTGTTATGGGATTCTGTGGTTTCAATAAAGATtcccagaaagaaaaaaaatgtatattagcATAATGAATGCCAATGACTCGTACTGAAATTGAGATCATAAACAACATAAAGACATTGTCTTCCGATTGCTCAGCTAATTATATCCAACAAATTTCCACCTAAAGGGAATGTAATACAGCAGTTTTAGACTCAAAATTTGGTCTTTTTGCATATTCAGTATTTACTacctaaaaaaatagaattctgATGTTATCTCTAGAGTTTTCCAATTCATATGcatacaatttaaaataatatataacataatattttcATGGACTTTCAATACCACCTtagcaagaaaatgaaaaaaaaaaaaaactaatagaaAGTAAGCACCTTAGCAACAGCTTTGGGTGGGTATTCTCCTCCTAGTCTTGTATCAACACACTGCCTGACTTTATCCTCACTGAGTTTTGGTGTAGCCTGAAACAATATACATCAATTGCTGCCATCAGTTTCATCAGCTAGGATTTTAGAGTGGACAATACgccataataaaaaaagtttagttTCTCCTCCTTTTGACTGGAGTGTGTGTTCAGGGGCAACGAGACTAAAGATAAGAAATAGCTTAAATTAGTACCCAAGTAACCAGACTCTGCTGTCCACGTGGTAGTGTATGATCAACAGGTTTCCTTCCAGTCAGAAGTTCCAGAAGAACAACGCCAAAACTGTATACATCACTCTTAGCATTCAATTGTCCAGTCATTGCATATCTGCATCCACAAGATTAGACAGATAGTAATTCAGCAGTCTGAGGCCAGGGAACTAGATAAAATCAAAAGTTTGTTTCTCCAGATATAATGTCTGTTTATTGACTTTAGTCAACTGTGGCAGAAAAGAAATTGATAAGTTGATAATCATGTCTTACTCTGGAGCATGATAACCAAAGGTTCCAAGGACACGAGTAGAATGAAGACGTGCAGCCATGTCAGGAGCCTGATTTGATAAATCAAAATCTGCAATTTTAGCAACATCATCATCAAAGATTAGCACATTGCTTGACTTGATGTCCCGGTGGATAATGTGCGGATCAGCCTTCTCATGCAAGTATTCAAGTCCTCTTGCCGCCCCTACGGCAATTTTTACTCTTTGTGCCCATGTCAAAACTGGGCCAGGCTGTGCTCCTTTAACACCTTTTCTGCCTGCATGTACAACAACAATTATGAGAACATTTACACATAATAAACATACAGACTTGACTAATATATCTCTCAAGTAGTGACATTGCCTCTCAaggcaacaaaaacaaaaaaacaacatcaaaagCTATAATCTCCTCAGTTCTTCTAACATATAGAAAAACAATTCAATTAACCGTTACAGATgataatgattttataatttaaccaATTGAAAGGCAAAACTATATACCGTGTAAAATATCATGAAGAGACCCATTAGATGCAAACTCATAAGCAAGAATACGGGAGCTTCCATCAATGCAATATCCAAGCAACTGAACAAAATTTTCATGCTTCAACCTTGATACCAttgaaacctaaaagttcaaaaaCAACAGGTTTTATGGGAATTGAACAACTTAATGAcctgacaaaaaaaatactaagcCAAGAATGGCGCTTATACATACCTGGGCTAAAAATTCCTCATCAGGCTGTTTACTGGCATCCAACTTCTTGATTGCTGCAGCCAGCTCACTTTTAAGAACACCATAATATACTCTTCCATAGGATCCCTCTCCAATCAGAGCATCTTGACCAAAGTTATCTGTAACTTCTTTCAGTTCATCTGCTGATATATTAGGAACTTCAATGGGCTGAGGTTTAACAGGCTGAGTGCCCTGCTTTGCAGTTTCAGAAGCAAGATAATTTCCATCATTTCCTGCATAATAGAATTTATCACAATAACTTCATCAAATTCAATATTCAGGTAAAATAAcatcaaacaaattaaaacaatgaAGTATTCATAATGAAGCATTTCAATCACATATTGCATATCCAATCCGATTTGACATGGAAATATCACTCAAAGATGCCTGACTGCTTAGAGTTGCAAACTAAATACATCATCCCTGATTCATTGCTCTAGCTTATATGAACCAAATTACCTGCTGGATTTTTTACGACGTATGGTCCTCCACTTTCAGCAGCCTTGTGGAGGTCATCCTCTTCGCAACAGCTGAAACAACTCATGATTCTTTCCCACTGAAATAATTCAATAGACCATTAAATCATATACTAACAACTGTTAATTGTTAATCTTGAATACAAAGtctctataaataaaataaaaaaatgcatccATGAAGATGTTCATTCCTACAAAAGAAGATACATCCCGGTGGCAACTGCAACTTTCATcaattcaaaaggaaagaaggaaggaAATAGTGCTATTTGGTGTGGTTTCTTTCCAATTACGATGAGTTCTACTTCGAAGGGTGTTTGGTTTTCAGTTGACACACATTCCAAACCACATTCAACTCAATCCATGAGTCTAGGGTTATTGGACTCAACGGCCGTTTCAGGCTTCATTTCAGTGGCATGATATGAAAATATGAATAGAAgcaactcatttatttaataattaattaaaacacgCAATATAGCCTAGCCAAATAACTCATagaaaaaccatcaaatagaaaaCCGAGATTATTacattctaaatttttatttgcataATTCCATCATCCTTGGACAACAAACGATGCGTGAAAACTTCACTGCCGTGAAATCAGACAATACTAATGTAAGCTCAACGCTTTGGTCAGCAAAATCTCAATCCAAAAGGAAACGGATCGAAACGGTTTCAGCCAATCAGAGCAAAGTACAACTAAAGTCCAAGCTATCAGTCACAGATCAGTGAAACGCGGAAGCGAACCGGTTAATACAGGCAGAAAGGTAAATTTTGCaggaatataaaaataaataaaaaacataaaaaggaaaggcgaacgCAAAAGTGACATTGAAGAGTGCGTGTGATATGATAGATCGATGAGTACCTGAAATGGTGGAAAGTGAAGATGCGAAGGGGAGGATCTCGGTGAAAGATGCGCAGGATAAGAAGGGAGGAGTGCGTAGGATAAAAGAGTAGAACAAGTTCTTGAACTGGAAACGGAATGATGAATGAGTTACTACTAGTGCATTATTATTAGTTACAACTTACAatgatttgtttatttatttatttatcttctctAGAACAAATAATAAGTATCATGGTGTATTGTATGTATTATCCATCATGTCACTATTTAAATAGCACTAATTGAGGCTCTTTTACGTGTTCCACACCGACCTTGCTAGCCAGACTTGACTTGCGAGGTATACACACTACACACCGGTGGGTACAGTAAAGTGTGAATGGGCCTGCCCCTGTTTCAATTAGTTTAATATATCTCAAGCTTTGTTAATGAAATTCTCAGGATTATAATTGAAAATGCTCaattaatacaaatataaattatattaagttttttatatattcactattaatttttactttttatctgaaatttaattaattatatatttttttgtcatcataTATTATTAGTGTGAGGTacctattaaaaaatttaatcacatGTTTGCCTTCCATGTATGAATTTAGTCAATGTAGTTgagtattaattattaaaagaattatAACAATTTACACTATCATGCAtaaaatggattaaaaaaatcctCAGTGCTAAAATGTGATAATTGATCATTGGTTCAAATAATCCTGGGACATTCACTgggatttttaatattttcatcttttcgaAAGTAAGTTTGGTACACTATCTTTTCAGAGCTATTTAAATCTATTCTTCGGAAGACTTGACTAATGTAATCATACTTTAGGATAGTTGCATCCACTAATTATTTTGTCATACAAAAACTGCTAACgcgtgttttatgtgttcaaaatCGCGTTTCTAACTTCTACCAATAAAACATTTCCAatttatcttctctctctctctttttagttTTGGACCACACTAACAACTATAACATATTGGCAAAAGTTCTGCCAAGTTAGACTGAAAAAATTCTGCCAACAAAACATTTCCAATTTATCTTTTTCCAGCAAGCGTaggtttgttttaaaatttagtagaatttattttgaaaaaattagttttaagttaatgaaaataatttatgtgcatctaattaatttaaattacatatttgtttataaaaaacttgaatttaattacattttatatattttctattagcTGTCCAATGTACTATAGATACTTGTATAGTATTTTTTGTTGACCAAAATCTTAGTTGGTGagcatttttctttaaaaaaaactaaacaactcaaaaaagaaaagaaataaaaaatgtaattggtccccttaatcaaataaaaataaatcatacgGTTATTTTATAGCATAAATCAATCTGTTTTGTTGAGgccaaaattaaatatgattagaCTAAATTAAGATTTTGGTTCACCAAAAAAAGTTGAgattcttaattaaataaaagaatttaactTGACAAATAATATCAGCTGAAACATTTGTCTAATTCATGACTTAGATATATTAATTACGATATTAGACTAGCCCAACTTGACAATTCAAACTAGAAAGACTGGAACAGTTATTCAGAAACTCGTATACATTCAAGCATTGAGAAAGTCAATAAGGAATAGGTAAAATCTCACCATGCATGAAAGAAGCACAACTCCtgttgaaaaaaaacaaaaacaaaacaatttgtgTGCCCGGCCCACGCGCGTTTCTTTTCTCAGCTGCGCGagcaatttcctttctttttttataagagtGTGAGAAATTTCCTTGAAACAAATTAAGAACAATATTCCACCTTGTTCTATACCACTCAATTTTTTGTCAAATGCTTATGATTtcaagacttttttttatagaattaaaataatattgttattttgaaGATATAATTCTCATTTTGAATatgtcataaataaataatgagtaTTTTCTTTGTAGGTGTTGCTTTTGTCAAAGAATAAACGTAGAAGGCTAGTCGCTAGGTCTAATTTAACGGAAGTAATCATTGTCATGACTTAAGATTCATTTGAGCCTTTATATATCCTTTGTTGGGTCATCCTAatccaaaaaaaaggaaaatataatcTTATTAGTTTTGACctaatttagaaagaaaaagttGGAATCAGTGTTAATGATTCAGCTATTGTGTGGATTAAACCATCTAGTCTACACAAAGAGATTTATCTTGTTCTCGTAGGAGAGTTGTAATCTAAAAGCAAGATCCTTGGATCAAACAAGTAACAAAATACTCAATCTAATTTTAAGAGGATCCACAATCCTCTATGTCCTGTGCTATAAGTGTGAGGACTTGTCTAAATGAGATCCTTGAACCAAGCTATTAATAGAGTACTATCCCCTATGTCCTGTTAAGTTAAATGAGGTCCTTGAACCAAGCTATTAATAAAGTACTGCTTGGTCTATGTTTGAGAATGTCAACTAACTTATAACATACATATCAATCAAGTTgatcaaataaatcaaaaatagATACTAATAATTCCACAgtttgttttaataaaataaagtctagatgaaataatattttttttttttatcaagaacaaaatcatttcatttcatCAAGGATACTCGATGATACAAAAACAGGAATATAATCAAAACTATGGATGCCAGTTTAAAATCTTGATGCTCTTGCAAACTTATGAGCGACGAGATTAACATGCCTCCTAACTAAACTCATGCTAGAGTGTGTAACGTGAGAGAAAAGGGATTTACAATTTGATAGAATAGAGTAAAAATGAGAGACTCCATTTCTACCTTGAGCTATTTGATCATGAACCCTTTTACATCTGTTTCATAAAGTAAAAATGAGAGAAACTATACTATGGATGTAGAGTGTAGTATGAGAACTCACCAAGAGCCACTCCGAGTAATAGTGTTATTAAAGGAATGTTGTTATTTTCTAGACAAAATAATTTGACAAATTTGAGAATAGATTCATAAAGCCATTTTGAATTTTCATATTATGGCTAGATATTGTTTATCAATCATGCTCAATTTTCCCTGGGAATCATGACACTCTAAGCAAGCAATTATTGCGTTAACAATTCTGGAAGATTTTGGTTTCATGGTCATGGATGGTGATAGTCTTCTGTTGTAATGAAAACATTGCAAGTTGCAACATGACCAATATCTGGCGAATCGCGAATTAAGGTATGGAGTTAGACATGTTCTTAGCAATAATGCCGCGGTGCAAGTACTTGTTAAATTaaacatgtatataaaaaaacaaaggctGTTAGCTCGGAGGGGATCTAAAACAGACTCATGCATGTTGCGAGATGttaataatagttattaaagaaacaaaagaaaaaaggggaTAGAACaggaatttcaaattcaattctTCTCTCTGCGTCAGCGTTACGTTAATGTCTCTGGGTTGCGCTGTTAGTTAGTTTGGCAGGTTGTAGTGGTTATGGTGTCTGGAGTGCTTTATTTAATTTGGAGCAAATGGCCGAAGGGAACAGTGGAGAATATTTACGCGGCTTTGGTTGGATTTGTGGGATAAtggaaaaaactaaaaagcacTTCTCTCTCTCAGGGGTTCATACTTATGTTCACCAATAAATCATTTccattacaaaaactaaaaatttaccaAAAAGCGAGAGGTGAGTTcagaattatacaaaaataaggattataatatgattttaattcctatatataatttaacactttttttttatctgtatgttttttttatataatcttagttgttaatttttacagacctttttttagtcttttttatttttgaatggcTAGAGACCAAAAGAATTCCTCGTGTTTtgtaaatatatgattttagtctctcaaatttTAATTGGATTAATTGGATCTTTAAATATGACAAATTATGCGATTTTAGTTCTCTGATACCACAATTGTGTGTGTTTTGTCCCCAATCGTACAATTTGATAAATCAAAATCGcacaattataatatttgaGAAATCTAATTAAcacaattaaaatcaaagaaattaaagtcacacatatttaattttcaagagatttaattaacacaaataaaatttaaaggcTTAAAATCACACAATTATAATTCGTAAGTACCTAAAAAGTGCAATTAACCATGAAAAGGTGtccattttaataattaaatgagtGGTTGATGTAAATCCAATTTCATACTTATTGTGTTTtaacatttataaatattaatcattgtTTTAAAATCAGAATACTTTTAGtaattttctcatatttattaagttacatgattattttatgaattaaatactttttattcttgtttctaATTTCGAGTATAGTGTTatttaaattctatttatttctaATATCTTAAATGCCATTCTCTCTTAAATAGTAAATACcatggaattttattttaaatatcatttcTCTATTTAGTTTTAGATATTGACGTATGGTATCAAATGTCTTCActttttagataaattaaaaatttaaattattataatcttACCAACCatagtttgaatttgatttttaaattttaaatttaaatatatcatatCAATAAACATGTCTTCTCTTTAGTT encodes the following:
- the LOC114372083 gene encoding pectinesterase-like; translation: MVNGKILASGVSLILVVGVAIGVVVVVNRKGTSNPEVEAQQKSVKAMCEGTDDPKLCHDTLITVNSTNSSDPKAYIAAGVEATVKSVIQALNMSDRLKVEHGDKDPGIKMALDDCKDLIEFALDSIESSANLVNNHNIQALHDQSPDFRNWLSAIISYQQSCMDGFNNETNGEQEIKEQLHTGSLDQMGKLTGIVLDIVTNLSKILQSFDLKLDLNPASRRLLELDAEGYPTWFSAADRRLLAKMNQGGAPPPNAVVALDGSGQFKSVKQAIDSYPKNFKGRFIIYVKAGIYNEYITIPKKSENILIYGDGPTKSIITGNKNFIDGVKTMQTATFANTAPGFIAKSIAFENTAGAKKHQAVAFRNQGDMSAMFDCAMHGYQDTLYTQANRQFYRNCEISGTIDFIFGAAPTLIQNSRIIVRKPEANQFNTVTADGTKQKNMATGIVLQNCEILPEQALFPTRFQTKSYLGRPWKDFARTVVMESNIGDFIQPEGWTPWSGNLFLDTLYYAEYANVGPGSNVQGRVKWKGYHPNINKNEAEQFTAGQFLRGGPSGNADDWLKATGVPYTIGFTKP
- the LOC114372084 gene encoding pto-interacting protein 1-like; its protein translation is MSCFSCCEEDDLHKAAESGGPYVVKNPAGNDGNYLASETAKQGTQPVKPQPIEVPNISADELKEVTDNFGQDALIGEGSYGRVYYGVLKSELAAAIKKLDASKQPDEEFLAQVSMVSRLKHENFVQLLGYCIDGSSRILAYEFASNGSLHDILHGRKGVKGAQPGPVLTWAQRVKIAVGAARGLEYLHEKADPHIIHRDIKSSNVLIFDDDVAKIADFDLSNQAPDMAARLHSTRVLGTFGYHAPEYAMTGQLNAKSDVYSFGVVLLELLTGRKPVDHTLPRGQQSLVTWATPKLSEDKVRQCVDTRLGGEYPPKAVAKMAAVAALCVQYEADFRPNMSIVVKALQPLLTARPGPAGEIPN